A window from Chiloscyllium punctatum isolate Juve2018m chromosome 3, sChiPun1.3, whole genome shotgun sequence encodes these proteins:
- the ppil6 gene encoding probable inactive peptidyl-prolyl cis-trans isomerase-like 6 isoform X3, with protein sequence MAEPVICPLLEFAWDMYLTQKKKELKGDIWGFSSHVMCFINGQLIGDEKDFLKWAENEFGYVDFRPKALYDAIAEDFYSDYLKNIQHTFVYMDISIDQKPIGRLLFELFTDVCPKTCRNFEALCTGEVRFSPTNIRLSYQGSIFHRLVKSTWIQGGDIFKGRGDGGLSIYGETFEDETFAISHCKRGILGMANKGRHTNGSQFYITLQPTLWMNTKFVAFGQLVAGTDVLDELESVSTYNERPTVECKITDCGLYSP encoded by the exons GAGCTCAAAGGTGACATATGGGGCTTCTCCTCCCATGTCATGTGCTTTATCAATGGCCAGCTTATTGGAGATGAGAAAGATTTCCTCAAGTGGGCAGAAAATGAATTTGGCTACGTAGATTTCAGACCGAAAGCTCTGTATGATGCTATAGCTGAAGATTTTTACTCTGATTACCTAAAGAACATTCAG CATACATTTGTTTACATGGACATTTCCATTGATCAGAAACCTATTGGGAGATTATTATTTGAG CTTTTTACAGATGTCTGTCCAAAGACGTGTAGAAATTTTGAGGCACTTTGCACAGGAGAGGTACGTTTCTCACCTACAAACATTCGGCTGTCTTACCAAGGAAGTATATTTCATAGGCTGGTGAAGAGTACCTGGATTCAAGGAGGAG ACATTTTCAAAGGTAGAGGAGATGGTGGACTATCTATTTATGGAGAAACATTTGAAG ATGAGACCTTTGCAATCTCTCACTGCAAGAGAGGAATTCTTGGGATGGCTAACAAGGGACGGCATACGAATGGAAGCCAGTTCTATATCACACTGCAGCCAACTCTTTGGATGAACACCAAGTTTGTGGCTTTTGG GCAACTGGTAGCAGGCACAGACGTTCTCGATGAATTGGAATCAGTTTCCACATATAACGAGAGACCAACAGTGGAATGTAAAATCACAGATTGTGGTCTCTATTCTCCCTAA